From one Mycobacterium colombiense CECT 3035 genomic stretch:
- a CDS encoding LppP/LprE family lipoprotein, translated as MTVRCPDVWSLPCRTEPLTGSAAVALIAFTLTGCGSGDSTVAKTPQARTSETASITAPATPSAAAPPGNAPPTDPCAVNLASPTIAKVVSELPRDPRSQQPWNPEPLAGNYNQCAQLSAIIIKANTNAVAPTTRAVLFHLGQFIPQGVPDTYGFNGVDPAQTTGDTVALTYPGGINGLNTDVKFHWNGNAVELIGNTPAH; from the coding sequence ATGACGGTACGGTGCCCAGATGTGTGGTCGTTGCCATGTCGTACCGAGCCACTGACCGGCTCGGCCGCTGTCGCTCTCATCGCCTTCACGTTGACCGGATGCGGTTCGGGGGACTCTACCGTCGCCAAGACGCCGCAGGCCAGGACGTCGGAGACCGCGTCAATCACGGCCCCGGCCACGCCGTCGGCCGCCGCCCCACCCGGCAACGCCCCGCCCACCGATCCGTGCGCGGTCAACCTCGCGTCGCCCACCATCGCGAAGGTGGTCTCCGAGCTGCCCCGCGACCCGCGCAGCCAGCAGCCCTGGAACCCCGAGCCGCTGGCCGGCAACTACAACCAGTGCGCGCAGCTGTCGGCGATCATCATCAAGGCCAACACCAACGCGGTCGCTCCGACCACGCGTGCGGTGCTGTTTCACCTCGGCCAGTTCATCCCGCAGGGCGTACCCGACACCTACGGATTCAACGGCGTTGACCCGGCGCAAACGACGGGTGACACCGTGGCGCTGACCTATCCCGGCGGGATCAACGGCCTGAACACCGACGTGAAATTCCACTGGAACGGCAACGCGGTCGAACTCATCGGCAACACCCCCGCCCACTGA
- a CDS encoding TM0106 family RecB-like putative nuclease, translating to MLVCGDSIVYSASDLAAAARCEFALLRDFDAKLGRGPAASVEDELLARTAELGSDHERRELAALRDRFGQAVAVIGRPAYTPAGLTAAADATRRAVAGRAPVVYQAAMFDGRFVGFADFLVRDGDRYRIVDTKLARSAKVTALLQLAAYADALAAAGIPVAPEAELRLGDGTAVRHRLCDLVPVYRSQRARLQRLLDEHFAGGAAVRWDDEGVAACFHCPLCVEQLRAADDVLLVAGMRVSQRDKLFDAGISTVAELADHRGPVPDLAPTVLNNLTIQAKLQVRQRETGVPQVQVIDAQPLALLPEPDPGDLFFDFEGDPLWTTDGREWGLEYLFGVLEAGPTGKFRPLWAHNRADERKALIDFLALVAKRRKRRPNMHIYHYAPYEKTALLRLAGRYGVGEDEVDELLRSGTLVDLYPLVRRSIRVGAESVSLKALEPLYMGSQLRAGDVTTATGSITSYARYCELQGDGRGDEAASVLKEIEDYNHYDCRSTQELRNWLMLRAYESGVVPIGAQPVPDGNTVDDRDELAVTLADFTGTAGVDDRTAPQTAVALLAAARGYHRREDKPFWWAHFDRLNFPIEEWADNTDVFVIDQASLVVDWHTPPRARKPQRRLLLRGELARGDLKTDVFALYQPPAPPGMTDNPDRRAAGRASVVEADDPAVPGEVVVLERVGGDGNTFHQMPFALTPGPPIPTTALRDSIEATAAAVAAGLPGLPDSAIVDVLLRRAPRARSGAALPRSGDAVADITSALLDLDSSYLAVHGPPGTGKTHTAARVIHDLVTNHAWRVGVVAQSHATVENVLDCVIDAGLDPQRIAKKRNDHRAPRWREIDGGTYAAFLADTPGCVIGGTAWDFANANRIPPGSLDLLVIDEAGQFCLANTIAVAPAAANLLLLGDPQQLPQVSQGTHPEPVDTSALEWLVDGQRTLPDERGYFLDLSYRMHPAVCAAVSALSYEDRLHPHDCTAARHLDGYLPGVRLLSVEHQGNSTESPEEADAIVAEITRLLGAAWTDEHGTRALTAADVLVLAPYNAQVALLRRRLAAARLDGVRVGTVDKFQGGQAPVVFVSMTVSSMDVVPRGISFLLNRNRLNVAVSRAQYAAVLVRSPSLTEYLPATPAGLIDLGAFLALTQPDLR from the coding sequence GTGTTGGTCTGCGGCGACAGCATCGTGTACAGCGCATCGGATCTTGCCGCCGCCGCACGCTGCGAATTCGCGCTGCTGCGAGACTTCGACGCGAAGCTGGGCCGCGGGCCCGCCGCCAGCGTCGAGGACGAACTGCTCGCGCGGACGGCCGAGCTCGGTAGCGACCACGAGCGGCGCGAACTTGCCGCGTTGCGCGATCGGTTCGGCCAGGCCGTCGCGGTCATCGGCCGCCCGGCCTACACGCCCGCCGGCCTGACGGCGGCCGCCGACGCCACCCGCCGCGCCGTCGCCGGCCGCGCGCCCGTGGTGTACCAGGCAGCCATGTTCGACGGCCGCTTCGTCGGCTTCGCCGACTTCCTGGTGCGCGACGGCGACCGGTACCGCATCGTCGACACCAAGCTGGCCCGCTCGGCCAAGGTCACCGCGTTGCTGCAGCTGGCCGCGTACGCCGACGCGTTGGCCGCGGCCGGCATCCCGGTCGCACCGGAGGCCGAGCTGCGGCTTGGCGACGGCACCGCGGTGCGGCACCGCCTGTGCGACCTGGTCCCGGTGTACCGCTCCCAGCGGGCCCGGCTGCAGCGCCTCCTCGATGAGCACTTCGCGGGCGGCGCGGCGGTCCGCTGGGACGACGAGGGCGTCGCGGCGTGCTTCCACTGTCCGTTGTGCGTCGAACAGCTGCGGGCGGCCGACGACGTTCTCTTGGTCGCCGGGATGCGAGTGAGCCAGCGGGACAAGCTCTTTGACGCGGGTATCAGCACGGTCGCCGAGCTGGCCGATCATCGCGGACCGGTGCCCGACCTGGCGCCCACCGTGCTGAACAATCTGACCATCCAGGCGAAACTGCAAGTGCGCCAACGCGAAACCGGCGTTCCCCAGGTCCAGGTCATCGACGCGCAGCCGCTGGCCCTGCTGCCCGAGCCCGATCCGGGGGACCTGTTCTTCGACTTCGAAGGCGACCCGCTGTGGACCACCGACGGGCGCGAGTGGGGCCTGGAGTACCTGTTCGGAGTCTTGGAGGCCGGGCCCACCGGCAAGTTCCGCCCGCTGTGGGCGCACAACCGGGCCGACGAACGCAAGGCGCTGATCGACTTTCTGGCGCTGGTGGCCAAACGCCGCAAGCGCCGCCCCAACATGCACATCTATCACTACGCGCCCTACGAGAAGACCGCGTTGTTGCGGCTCGCCGGGCGCTACGGGGTGGGCGAGGACGAAGTCGACGAACTGCTGCGCAGCGGTACGCTGGTCGACCTTTACCCGTTGGTACGCAGGAGCATTCGCGTGGGCGCGGAGTCGGTCAGCCTCAAGGCGCTGGAACCGCTGTACATGGGGTCACAATTGCGCGCGGGGGATGTCACCACGGCCACCGGGTCGATCACCTCCTACGCCCGGTACTGCGAACTCCAGGGGGACGGCCGCGGCGACGAGGCCGCATCGGTGCTCAAGGAGATCGAGGACTACAACCACTACGACTGCCGGTCGACTCAGGAGCTGCGGAACTGGCTGATGTTGCGCGCCTACGAATCCGGCGTGGTACCGATCGGCGCCCAGCCGGTGCCCGACGGCAACACCGTCGACGACCGCGACGAGCTCGCCGTGACCTTGGCGGACTTCACCGGAACCGCCGGCGTCGACGACCGCACCGCGCCGCAGACGGCGGTGGCGCTGCTGGCCGCGGCGCGCGGCTACCACCGACGCGAGGACAAACCCTTTTGGTGGGCGCATTTCGACCGGCTGAACTTTCCCATCGAGGAATGGGCGGACAATACCGATGTGTTCGTCATCGACCAGGCGTCTCTCGTCGTCGACTGGCACACGCCGCCCCGCGCGCGCAAACCGCAGCGGCGGCTACTGCTGCGCGGCGAGCTGGCGCGCGGCGACTTGAAGACCGACGTCTTTGCGCTCTACCAGCCGCCGGCGCCGCCCGGCATGACCGACAACCCGGACCGGCGGGCGGCCGGACGGGCCTCGGTCGTCGAGGCCGACGATCCGGCCGTGCCCGGCGAAGTGGTCGTTCTCGAGCGAGTTGGCGGTGACGGCAACACCTTTCACCAGATGCCGTTCGCGCTGACGCCCGGGCCGCCGATCCCGACGACGGCCCTGCGGGATTCGATCGAGGCGACCGCCGCCGCGGTGGCCGCCGGATTGCCGGGACTGCCGGACAGCGCGATCGTCGACGTGCTGTTGCGCCGCGCGCCCCGCGCACGCAGTGGCGCCGCCCTGCCACGAAGCGGCGACGCCGTCGCCGACATCACCTCGGCGCTATTGGATCTGGACTCGTCCTACCTGGCGGTGCACGGGCCGCCCGGCACCGGAAAGACGCACACCGCCGCCCGCGTGATCCACGACCTGGTCACCAATCACGCCTGGCGTGTCGGCGTCGTCGCGCAGTCGCACGCCACCGTGGAGAACGTGCTGGATTGCGTGATCGACGCCGGACTGGATCCGCAGCGGATCGCGAAGAAGCGCAACGACCACCGGGCGCCGCGCTGGCGGGAAATCGACGGTGGCACCTACGCCGCGTTCCTCGCCGACACGCCCGGATGCGTGATCGGCGGAACGGCATGGGATTTCGCGAACGCCAACCGGATACCGCCCGGGAGCCTGGATCTGCTGGTGATCGACGAAGCCGGCCAATTCTGCCTGGCCAACACCATCGCCGTGGCCCCTGCCGCCGCCAACCTGCTGCTGCTCGGGGATCCCCAGCAGCTGCCGCAGGTCAGCCAGGGCACCCACCCGGAGCCGGTGGACACGTCCGCGCTGGAGTGGTTGGTCGATGGTCAGCGCACCCTGCCCGACGAGCGTGGCTACTTCCTGGATCTCTCCTACCGCATGCATCCGGCGGTCTGCGCGGCGGTTTCGGCGCTGTCGTACGAGGACAGACTGCATCCCCACGACTGCACCGCCGCCCGCCACCTCGACGGGTATCTGCCCGGCGTTCGGCTGCTTTCGGTTGAGCACCAAGGTAATTCGACCGAGAGTCCCGAGGAGGCCGACGCGATCGTCGCCGAGATCACCCGGCTGCTCGGCGCGGCGTGGACCGACGAACACGGCACCCGGGCACTGACCGCCGCCGACGTGCTGGTGCTGGCCCCCTACAACGCCCAGGTGGCGCTGCTGCGTCGCCGGTTGGCCGCGGCGAGGCTCGATGGGGTGCGGGTCGGGACCGTCGACAAATTCCAGGGCGGACAGGCACCGGTGGTCTTCGTCTCGATGACGGTGTCATCAATGGACGTGGTGCCCCGCGGAATCTCCTTCCTGCTCAACAGGAATCGGCTCAATGTCGCGGTGAGCCGCGCCCAGTACGCCGCGGTGCTCGTGCGCTCCCCGTCGCTGACGGAGTATCTGCCCGCCACACCGGCGGGCCTGATCGACCTGGGCGCATTCCTGGCGCTCACGCAGCCCGACCTGCGGTGA
- a CDS encoding MFS transporter gives MTTAAPRTPAGTGRGGPVPARAAHRWDFFTQSSPQSHNPWNPLWAMMIGFFMIMVDSTIVAIANPTIMASLRIGYDTVVWVTSAYLLGYAVVLLVAGRLGDRFGPKNLYLFGLVVFTASSVWCGLAGSAAMLIAARVVQGVGAGLLTPQTLSTITRIFPSERRGVAVSLWGATAGVASLVGPLAGGVLVDGLGWQWIFFVNVPIGVIGLVLAYWLVPVLPTQLHRFDLIGVALSGIGIFLIVFGLQQGQAAHWQPWIWALIVAGVGFMTAFAFWQALNAHEPLIPLIIFGDRDFSLCNAGVAIISFTATAMMLPLTFYAQAVCGLSPTRSALLIAPMAIANGVFAPFVGKIVDKYHPQPVLGFGFSVLAIALTWLTFEMLPTTPIWRLVLPFFAMGVGMAFVWSPLTATATRNLPPHLAGAGSAVYNSVRQLGAVLGSAGMAAFMTWRITAEMPRQPSGDATGEDAIALQLPGFLREPFSAAMSQSVLLPAFIALFGIVAALFLVGSAPRADKGDGRGGDDPLGPDDVVDDDYDDDQYVEFVLVRELDAQRALDPEPPRRPAERPRPSSTAVPRHGPAAQVPPIGSAHNGSHVDGGKRLRQVAVRRSPRSAPPGDRPTRPPRRHHNGSAGLHLSDGESLRGHHRSDPDDDPTGSGRHSSTG, from the coding sequence ATGACCACGGCTGCGCCCCGCACGCCCGCAGGAACGGGCCGCGGGGGACCGGTGCCGGCCCGGGCGGCCCACCGCTGGGACTTTTTCACGCAGAGTTCGCCGCAGTCGCACAATCCCTGGAACCCGCTGTGGGCGATGATGATCGGCTTCTTCATGATCATGGTCGACTCGACCATCGTCGCGATCGCCAACCCGACCATCATGGCCAGCCTGCGGATCGGCTACGACACCGTGGTCTGGGTGACCAGCGCCTACCTGCTGGGCTATGCGGTCGTGTTGCTGGTGGCGGGGCGCCTTGGCGATCGGTTCGGTCCCAAGAACCTGTACCTGTTCGGCCTGGTCGTGTTCACCGCTTCCTCGGTGTGGTGTGGGCTGGCCGGCAGCGCCGCGATGCTGATCGCGGCGCGCGTCGTGCAGGGCGTCGGCGCAGGGCTGCTCACCCCGCAGACCCTGTCGACCATCACCCGGATCTTCCCGTCGGAGCGGCGCGGCGTCGCGGTCAGCCTGTGGGGCGCCACCGCCGGCGTGGCCAGCCTGGTGGGCCCGCTGGCCGGAGGTGTCCTGGTCGACGGGCTGGGCTGGCAGTGGATCTTCTTCGTCAACGTCCCCATCGGGGTCATCGGGCTGGTGTTGGCGTATTGGCTGGTTCCAGTGCTGCCCACCCAGTTGCACCGCTTCGACCTGATCGGGGTCGCGCTGTCAGGCATCGGGATCTTCCTGATCGTGTTCGGGCTGCAGCAGGGGCAGGCCGCGCACTGGCAGCCGTGGATCTGGGCATTGATCGTCGCAGGCGTCGGGTTCATGACGGCCTTCGCGTTCTGGCAGGCGCTGAACGCCCACGAGCCGCTCATTCCGCTGATCATCTTCGGCGACCGCGACTTCAGCCTGTGCAACGCCGGCGTCGCCATCATCTCGTTCACCGCGACGGCGATGATGCTGCCGCTGACGTTCTACGCGCAGGCCGTGTGCGGCCTGTCGCCGACGCGGTCGGCCCTGCTGATCGCGCCGATGGCGATCGCCAACGGTGTCTTCGCGCCGTTCGTCGGCAAGATCGTCGACAAATACCATCCGCAACCGGTGCTCGGCTTCGGCTTCTCGGTGCTGGCGATCGCGCTGACCTGGCTGACCTTCGAGATGCTGCCGACGACACCGATCTGGCGGCTGGTGTTGCCGTTCTTCGCGATGGGTGTCGGGATGGCGTTCGTGTGGTCGCCGCTGACCGCGACCGCGACGCGCAACCTGCCGCCACACCTGGCCGGCGCGGGCTCGGCCGTATACAACTCCGTGCGCCAGCTCGGCGCGGTCCTCGGCAGCGCAGGCATGGCCGCGTTCATGACGTGGCGGATCACCGCCGAGATGCCGCGGCAGCCGTCCGGGGACGCCACCGGCGAGGACGCGATCGCCTTGCAGTTGCCCGGGTTTCTGCGCGAACCGTTCTCGGCCGCGATGTCACAGTCGGTGCTGCTGCCGGCGTTCATCGCGTTGTTCGGCATCGTCGCCGCGCTGTTCCTGGTGGGCTCCGCGCCCCGGGCGGACAAGGGCGACGGCAGGGGCGGCGACGATCCGCTGGGCCCCGACGACGTCGTCGACGACGACTATGACGACGACCAGTACGTGGAATTCGTCCTGGTGCGCGAACTCGACGCCCAGCGGGCACTCGATCCCGAGCCGCCCCGACGGCCGGCCGAACGCCCCCGCCCGTCGTCCACCGCGGTACCGCGGCACGGTCCTGCCGCGCAGGTTCCACCAATCGGATCCGCCCACAACGGGTCTCACGTGGACGGCGGCAAGCGCCTCCGCCAGGTGGCGGTGCGGCGCTCACCCAGATCCGCGCCGCCGGGCGATCGGCCGACCCGGCCACCGCGCCGACACCACAACGGCTCGGCGGGACTTCACCTCAGCGACGGTGAATCGCTGCGCGGGCACCACCGATCCGATCCGGACGACGACCCCACCGGTTCGGGCCGGCACTCCTCAACCGGCTAG
- a CDS encoding multifunctional oxoglutarate decarboxylase/oxoglutarate dehydrogenase thiamine pyrophosphate-binding subunit/dihydrolipoyllysine-residue succinyltransferase subunit, producing the protein MSNISSPFGQNEWLVEEMYRKFRDDPSSVDPSWHEFLVDYNPEPAGEPAPTAPTSTDGPAAATPAPAKPAAAAPQATEPAKATSPASTAAGNGVAARPAKAPTPPPAEGDELQTLRGAAAAVVKNMSASLDVPTATSVRAVPAKLMIDNRIVINNQLKRTRGGKISFTHLLGYALVQAIKKFPNMNRHYAEVDGKPTAVTPAHTNLGLAIDLQGKDGKRSLVVAGIKGCETMRFAQFVTAYEDIVRRARDGKLTAEDFAGVTISLTNPGTIGTVHSVPRLMNGQGAIIGVGAMEYPAEFQGASEERIAELGIGKLITLTSTYDHRIIQGAESGDFLRTIHEMLLSDAFWDEIFRELGNPYLPVRWSTDNPDSIVDKNARVMELIAAYRNRGHLMADIDPLRLDGSRFRSHPDLEILNHGLTLWDLDRVFKVNGFAGCEYKKLRDVLGLLRDAYCRHIGVEYTHILEPSQQEWLQQRVETKHVKPTVAEQKFILSKLNAAEAFETFLQTKYVGQKRFSLEGAESIIPMMDAAIDQCAEHGLDEVVIGMPHRGRLNVLANIVGKPYSQIFSEFEGNLNPAQAHGSGDVKYHLGATGVYLQMFGDNDIQVSLTANPSHLEAVDPVLEGLVRAKQDLLDHGAEDQGDEKAFSVVPMMLHGDAAFAGQGVVAETLNMTHLPGYRVGGTIHIIANNQIGFTTAPEYSRSSEYCTDVAKMIGAPIFHVNGDDPEACAWVAKLAVDFRQEFKKDVVIDMLCYRKRGHNEGDDPSMTNPAMYDVVDIKRGVRKSYTEALIGRGDISMKEAEDALRDYQGQLERVFNEVRELEKHGALPSESVEADQMLPAGLATAVDKALLARIGDAFLATPDGFTAHPRVQPVLEKRREMAYEGKIDWAFGELLALGSLVAEGKLVRLSGQDTKRGTFSQRHSVIIDRNTGEEFTPLQLLTVNPDGTRTGGKFLVYDSPLSEYAAVGFEYGYTVGNPDALVLWEAQFGDFVNGAQSIIDEFISSGEAKWGQLSNVVLLLPHGHEGQGPDHTSARVERFLQLWAEGSMTIAMPSTPSNYFHLLRRHALDGVQRPLIVFTPKSMLRNKAAVSDVRDFTEIKFRSVLEEPTYEDGIGDRAKVTRVLLTSGKLYYELVARKAKDNRDDVAIVRIEQLAPLPKRRLGETLDRYPNADQYFWVQEEPANQGAWPRFGLELPELLPAKLTGIKRISRRAMSAPSSGSSKVHAVEQQEIVDTAFA; encoded by the coding sequence GTGAGCAACATAAGTTCACCATTCGGGCAGAACGAATGGCTGGTCGAGGAGATGTACCGCAAGTTCCGCGACGACCCCTCGTCAGTCGATCCGAGCTGGCACGAGTTCCTGGTCGACTACAACCCCGAGCCCGCCGGCGAGCCCGCGCCGACCGCCCCGACCAGCACTGATGGCCCGGCGGCCGCCACCCCTGCGCCGGCGAAGCCGGCCGCGGCGGCCCCGCAGGCCACCGAGCCCGCCAAGGCCACATCACCGGCCAGCACCGCCGCCGGCAATGGGGTCGCGGCGCGGCCGGCCAAAGCCCCCACTCCCCCGCCTGCGGAAGGCGACGAGTTGCAGACGCTGCGCGGCGCCGCGGCGGCCGTCGTCAAGAACATGTCGGCGTCGCTGGACGTACCGACGGCGACAAGCGTCCGCGCCGTCCCGGCCAAGCTGATGATCGACAACCGGATCGTCATCAACAACCAACTCAAGCGCACCCGCGGCGGCAAGATCTCGTTCACCCACCTGCTCGGCTACGCGCTGGTGCAGGCGATCAAGAAGTTCCCGAACATGAATCGGCACTACGCCGAGGTCGACGGCAAGCCGACCGCGGTGACGCCTGCGCACACCAACCTCGGCCTGGCGATAGACCTGCAGGGCAAGGACGGCAAGCGTTCCCTGGTGGTGGCCGGCATCAAGGGCTGCGAAACCATGCGCTTCGCGCAGTTCGTCACCGCCTACGAAGACATCGTGCGACGCGCCCGTGACGGCAAGCTGACCGCCGAAGACTTTGCGGGCGTGACTATTTCGCTGACCAACCCCGGCACCATCGGCACCGTGCACTCGGTCCCGCGGCTGATGAACGGCCAGGGCGCCATCATCGGGGTCGGCGCCATGGAGTACCCCGCGGAGTTCCAGGGGGCCAGCGAGGAACGCATCGCCGAGCTGGGCATCGGCAAGCTGATCACGCTGACCTCCACCTACGACCACCGCATCATCCAGGGCGCGGAGTCCGGCGATTTCCTGCGCACCATCCACGAGATGCTGCTGTCGGACGCCTTCTGGGACGAGATCTTCCGCGAGCTGGGCAACCCGTATCTGCCGGTGCGCTGGAGCACCGACAACCCGGACTCGATCGTCGACAAGAACGCCCGGGTCATGGAGTTGATTGCGGCCTACCGCAATCGGGGTCACCTGATGGCCGACATCGACCCGCTGCGGTTGGACGGCAGCCGGTTCCGCAGCCACCCCGACCTCGAGATCCTCAACCACGGCCTGACGCTGTGGGACCTGGACCGGGTGTTCAAGGTCAATGGCTTCGCCGGGTGTGAATACAAGAAACTGCGCGACGTGCTGGGTCTGCTGCGCGACGCCTACTGCCGCCACATCGGCGTGGAGTACACCCACATCCTCGAACCGTCACAACAGGAATGGCTGCAGCAGCGGGTCGAGACCAAGCACGTCAAACCGACGGTGGCCGAGCAGAAATTCATCCTGAGCAAGCTGAACGCGGCCGAGGCCTTCGAAACCTTCCTGCAGACCAAATACGTTGGCCAGAAGCGGTTTTCACTGGAAGGCGCGGAAAGCATCATCCCGATGATGGACGCGGCGATCGACCAGTGCGCCGAGCACGGGCTCGACGAGGTGGTCATCGGGATGCCGCACCGCGGCCGGCTCAACGTGCTGGCCAACATCGTCGGAAAGCCGTACTCGCAGATCTTTTCCGAGTTCGAGGGCAACCTCAACCCGGCGCAGGCGCACGGTTCCGGTGACGTCAAGTATCACCTGGGCGCCACCGGCGTATACCTACAAATGTTCGGCGACAACGACATTCAGGTATCGCTGACCGCCAACCCGTCGCACCTGGAGGCCGTCGACCCGGTGCTCGAGGGCCTGGTGCGGGCCAAGCAGGACCTGCTGGACCACGGCGCCGAAGACCAAGGGGATGAGAAGGCCTTCTCGGTGGTGCCGATGATGCTGCACGGCGACGCCGCGTTCGCCGGTCAGGGCGTGGTCGCCGAAACCCTGAACATGACCCACCTGCCCGGCTACCGCGTCGGCGGCACCATCCACATCATCGCCAACAACCAGATCGGCTTCACCACCGCGCCGGAGTACTCGCGGTCCAGCGAATACTGCACCGACGTCGCGAAGATGATCGGGGCGCCGATCTTCCACGTCAACGGCGACGACCCGGAGGCTTGCGCGTGGGTGGCCAAGCTGGCCGTCGACTTCCGGCAGGAGTTCAAGAAGGACGTCGTCATCGACATGCTGTGCTACCGCAAGCGCGGCCACAACGAGGGCGACGACCCGTCGATGACCAACCCCGCGATGTACGACGTCGTCGACATCAAGCGCGGCGTCCGCAAGAGCTACACCGAAGCCCTGATCGGCCGCGGCGACATCTCGATGAAAGAGGCCGAGGACGCGCTGCGCGACTACCAGGGCCAACTGGAGCGGGTGTTCAACGAGGTCCGCGAGCTGGAGAAACACGGCGCGCTGCCGAGCGAATCGGTCGAGGCCGACCAGATGCTGCCGGCGGGCCTGGCCACCGCGGTGGACAAGGCGCTGCTGGCGCGCATCGGCGACGCGTTCCTGGCGACCCCCGACGGCTTCACCGCGCACCCCCGGGTGCAGCCGGTGCTGGAGAAGCGCCGCGAGATGGCCTACGAGGGCAAGATCGACTGGGCCTTCGGCGAACTGCTGGCGCTGGGCTCGCTGGTGGCCGAGGGCAAGCTGGTGCGGCTGTCCGGCCAGGACACCAAGCGCGGCACCTTCTCGCAGCGGCACTCGGTGATCATCGACCGCAACACCGGCGAAGAGTTCACGCCGCTGCAACTGTTGACGGTGAACCCCGACGGCACCCGCACCGGCGGCAAGTTCCTGGTCTACGACTCGCCGCTGTCGGAGTACGCCGCCGTCGGCTTCGAGTACGGCTACACGGTGGGCAACCCGGACGCCCTGGTGCTGTGGGAGGCGCAGTTCGGGGACTTCGTCAACGGCGCGCAGTCGATCATCGACGAGTTCATCAGCTCCGGTGAGGCCAAGTGGGGCCAGCTGTCCAACGTCGTGCTGCTGCTGCCGCACGGCCACGAGGGCCAGGGCCCCGACCACACCTCGGCCCGCGTCGAGCGCTTCCTGCAGCTGTGGGCGGAGGGTTCGATGACGATCGCGATGCCCTCGACGCCGTCCAATTACTTCCACCTGTTGCGCCGGCACGCGCTCGACGGCGTGCAGCGGCCGCTGATCGTGTTCACGCCGAAGTCGATGCTGCGCAATAAGGCAGCGGTCAGCGACGTCCGGGACTTCACCGAGATCAAGTTCCGCTCGGTGCTCGAGGAGCCGACGTACGAGGACGGCATCGGTGACCGCGCCAAGGTCACCCGGGTCCTGCTGACCAGCGGCAAGCTCTACTACGAGCTGGTGGCCCGCAAGGCCAAGGACAACCGCGACGACGTGGCGATCGTGCGGATCGAGCAGCTCGCCCCGCTGCCGAAGCGGCGGCTGGGCGAGACGCTGGACCGCTACCCGAACGCCGACCAGTACTTCTGGGTGCAGGAGGAACCGGCCAACCAGGGTGCGTGGCCACGGTTCGGGCTCGAGCTGCCCGAGTTGCTGCCCGCCAAGTTGACCGGAATCAAGCGGATCTCGCGGCGGGCGATGTCGGCCCCGTCGTCGGGCTCGTCGAAAGTGCACGCCGTCGAGCAGCAGGAGATCGTCGACACGGCCTTCGCCTGA
- a CDS encoding SDR family NAD(P)-dependent oxidoreductase produces the protein MQGFAGKVAVVTGAGSGIGQALALELARSGAKVAISDVDIEGLAHTEEQLKAIGASFKSDRLDVTEREAFLAYADGVKEHFGKVNQIYNNAGIAFTGDVEVSQFKDIERVMDVDFWGVVNGTKAFLPHLIASGDGHVINVSSVFGLFSVPGQAAYNSAKFAVRGFTEALRQEMGAAGHPVAVTTVHPGGIKTAIARNATAAEGLDQAELAKLFDKRLAKTTPHRAAQIILDAVRKKKARVLVGSDAKMLDILVRLTGSGYQRLFGPVMGRLLPKQ, from the coding sequence ATGCAAGGGTTCGCCGGCAAGGTCGCGGTGGTGACGGGCGCGGGTTCGGGTATCGGGCAGGCGCTGGCCCTGGAGTTGGCCCGCTCGGGCGCAAAAGTGGCCATCAGCGACGTCGACATCGAGGGCCTGGCCCACACCGAGGAACAGCTCAAGGCCATCGGCGCGTCGTTCAAGTCCGACCGGCTCGACGTGACCGAGCGCGAGGCGTTTTTGGCCTACGCCGACGGCGTCAAGGAGCACTTCGGCAAGGTCAACCAGATCTACAACAACGCCGGCATCGCCTTCACCGGCGACGTCGAAGTCAGCCAGTTCAAGGACATCGAACGGGTGATGGACGTCGACTTCTGGGGCGTCGTCAACGGCACCAAGGCGTTCCTGCCGCACCTGATCGCCTCCGGCGATGGACACGTCATCAACGTGTCCAGCGTGTTCGGGCTGTTCTCGGTGCCCGGGCAGGCGGCCTACAACTCGGCCAAGTTCGCCGTGCGCGGCTTCACCGAGGCGCTGCGGCAAGAGATGGGGGCGGCCGGCCACCCGGTGGCCGTCACCACGGTGCACCCCGGTGGCATCAAGACCGCCATCGCGCGCAACGCCACCGCCGCCGAGGGTCTGGACCAGGCCGAGCTGGCCAAATTGTTCGACAAGCGGCTGGCCAAGACCACCCCGCACCGCGCGGCCCAGATCATCCTGGACGCGGTGCGCAAGAAGAAGGCGCGGGTGCTGGTCGGTTCGGACGCCAAGATGCTGGACATCCTGGTGCGGCTGACGGGTTCGGGTTATCAACGGCTGTTCGGGCCGGTGATGGGCCGGTTGCTGCCCAAGCAGTGA